A region of the Mytilus galloprovincialis chromosome 1, xbMytGall1.hap1.1, whole genome shotgun sequence genome:
CAGAGACGTATACCTATATTATCTACTCAAGATGACTTCTCTAAAAATTCCATCGATGATAGCGATACCACATTCGGTCGCTCCTCTGGAGAATATGTAGGTGTTAAATTAGATATAGAGAAAATACCGCCGATACCAGAACGAACATACCTTAATCCTCCTATTGTACAAAAAGAGCATCAGTCTAAATATGATACTTATATAGCGAGTACAGAGCACCTCAAGGCTGGTGAAGGAGCAAATGTAAAATTGGAAACCAACATTaataaatctgaaaaaatatcagTTAGTACATCAAAGAGTGATATAAGATCCATTACGATAATTCAGCTTGGAATTCTGCTTAAAAAATTTAAGCTTTATAAATTTGCTGAAATATGTTGTGAGAACCAAATTGATGGTGATTTTTTCATGGACATGACTGCTGAAATTTTAAAACAGGAGCCGTTTAATTTGAATAGTTTCGAAATGTTGAAAGTGACAAAGTTGCAGAGTGGATGGAATCCGAAATAAGTTCATTGTCCAGTTATATCTTTCTGGCAGAGGTTATGTGAAGAAATTTGGTTATGGTATTTTTACATAGGTATCACGTTAGTAAACAGAACATTGATTATTCAATCTGTTTGTGATCTCAACGTTTATCCAAAACAATTGTACTTCTATCTAcagattatttaatttatttatttccgAAAATCCAAAAGTTACCTTTATCACCCTTGCCTAGTCATATAAAGTACATTACACGCTAGTTGAATGCATAATTTCCGTAAAAAAAATACCAGCCCGTACTTTAACGGCAGGTTTACAAAAATAGCAGGTTTACAATTTTGTTCGCCAGATACgagtttcgtctatataagactcatcagtggctcTCGAATCACAACAGTCAAAAGGTCAAATTAAATACAAACTTGAAGAACTAGTTGAAGCTAAATGCTTCTTTTTCAATAACAACAAGACTTTTACTGTATTTAAAAATCATTTCACCAAATGATTAACTCTAATTCAGAAATCTAtctttttaaaagagggacgaaagataccagtaGGACAGgcaaactaataaatcgaaaataaactgacaacgccatggctaaaaatgaaaaagacaaacagacaaacaatagtacacatgtcacaacatagaaaactaaagaataaacaacacgaccccaaccaaaaactagggatgatctcaggagctccggaaggataagcagatcctgctcaacatgtggcacccatcgtgttgctaaCTGTTACAAATGTGTTACGAAATGTCAATTAGTATGTTTCCTATATGGACTACTTCTGTAAGCAGTAAAAGTCAGAATTTGGAAGGAAAATGATTATTTGTATTGTTaagagaaaatatatatatatataaagcaggAAACCTACACAATTATGTGAACCGGACGCTAGTGTAACTCTTTTATATTACTTTTCTGTCGCGTCATTCTTGATCAGAATAAGACTTCTTTTGTACTTAATACTGTATTATCTAGCCTGTACAGTAAGCGATGGTTTTGTAAGAGTTGAATAGTTATGTTATCACGAATTTTGAGGTCATCTGATGGTTTATCCGATCATATTTAAAACTCGTTTAACGAGCTGAAGTTATAAGTCTTATGATGATGATCTTTTGTAGATCTTTTGTATAATTGTTATTATAAAGTGAGCTTATTATTACAATACAATACTTTTGTTAGTTTTAAATTTCATGTACAAGGACACACTCATATAATTGTATGTACACTTATTACATGCTACATGTTTATGAACTAAATGTCAGAGATTAAAGATCTTATCTCATCTCAAtcgttaattttaaattttattcagtaCTCCTATGTactttttatctttctaaaaatAATTAGATGTGGTTTGATTGGCAATCACACAACTATACACTAGAGTCAAGATGAAGAATATGTAGGCAAACATAGGTAACCCTCGAGAGGTAACCAAACGTCCTTCAATAATGAAAATATCGATACtgtattgtcagctataaaaagttcccgacatgaacacaagtgaaacaaataaacgaaaaaactTTACATGTCTTTAAACTATTTTTGACTTTCAATATTTATCAATAGACAGTTATTGTCTTTGCAATAACCCCAATTTAAATTCTAGCGTCACTTGtataaattgaaaatcaaaataaattgtcaATGTAATATGATGTAATATGATTATCAATAAGACAATTATCAAGCAAGGAACTTACGACGAGGATAATATTCAGTCATTCTATGGCGTACATATTTGACATAGATACTGTCCATCTTCGTCAACTTCACAGTAGTGATATCACTATTCACGTAAACACAACTGGATATCCTGTATTTATTATCTTTTCCTTAACATGAAGTCAAAATGCTCGAAGACCTctttacctattatttttttttaaaatctatcaTAATGTCTAATATGTAAATATAATACACTCAATCGAGATAAAGCCTCCGTATTTGAATCTAGTTCAAAACGGTGAAATTTGTTGGTATATAAGGGTATTATTGTGCAAAGAAACGCTTATTCAATTTACTTCACATGATATTTAAATGGCCTTGTCAGAGTACATATTATATTAATGAAACTTCAGGGTCTTAATTGCAGATAACCATATATACTCAATCAAAACccggaaaaaatatttttgtcgaaTTTTATCTGTACTCCCCTCATTCCACCTCCCCCTTCCCCATAAAATGGAACATTCTTTTTAATTGTGTCTTTAAGATACTTTTACCTTTGAACGGAAGCTCAGCTACTTTTCATTGACCGTGAAACATGGTTTAGAGCGCAGATTAAGTTCTTTTGCCAAATATGAAGAAAAGGAAAAACTGTTGAATTTCAAGGTAAATATAAATTATCAAAACGCTTATCACTTACATTTCTAAAATTCGTATTTATAACATATTAATTTTCATTGAAGAACACTTTTGACCAAAAGATTATTTAAGCCAGAAATATATAATGAATGAggggaaataaaataaatatcaagtGTTATTCACCAAAACGTGTCCCCTTGAGAACGCCTGAACGTctcaaaatttaaatcaataacaTGTTCTCGGTTACTTGAACAACGTTAATACCATTTTCAATAATGGGGAAACGATGGCAAACATCGGAATTTGAATCCATGATTCTGAATAAGACAAGACACGCTTTCACGCAAAGACAACTGGGGAAGGGTGTAGTGATGAGTATAACCAAATTTAAAAGAGTTAGTACACGATGTACAGTGAAAGATGAAATCACTACTTTCAAATAAAGACACAATAGAAGAAAAAGATTGGCACACTAATGAATTATTTTTACTTGCAGtggtttcattatttttcataaatatgttcatCATTGTTTCAAATTCTTGACTCTACACTACAttctaaaaaaaatcgaaaacattcTCCCTGTGCTTCGGtgaatttgttaatttctgtgtcattttgatctcttgtgattAATTGTCACattagcaatcacaccacatcttcttttttatatatattcccGTGCTTCAGATATTGATTAAGTGGTCATTTTTAGCATTAGTTTGTTCAAAGCAGGCTGTTAATATTAAGCATGATTGCAAGTGTACTTGCAACATATCAATTACCTATTGTTGATTGCGTAATGCCCTGTAGCATAGAGGGCATGTATACTCATCAAATGGCTGTCACATATTTGATTTGATGTAGGCATTTTCTTACGtggaaaatggttgattaaacttggttttatagctagttcaACCTTTCACTTGTAAGATATCATAGTCGCACAAAATTCCATAACATTGACATTAATGTGTGAACAcatcaaacagacataataggttacaatataacaaataagggaacagcagtcaacattgtgttataattttaatcaccataaaaacaaacaaatagttcAACAGAGAGAAAAACATGTAGACATGACACATTAAcagaaatgaaagacaagaatacaaaaatttaccatagcattATAGATTTACTATAGACAATATTCTCCTCTGCATTAAACATTAGACAGAGAATATGAGTACAATAAATATAAGGTTTTCCTCGACTTTGATTTGGGGTAAAAGATTGGTTTTAGGAGGAAATATTCTATGGAAGTTGTGAGGGGTATAGTGATGTAAAACACTTATTTAGCTTCGACACATGATGTGATATTGGTTTGTTTGGCATATATGTGTATGACTCTTCAGAAAAGGAAAAAGTTGAGAACAGGACAGTTCAGTAAGGTTTTTTTCTGTACCAAGGTGATGTTAAACGTGCTTTATAATCAGTTTGTTTTATTGGTCAATAATAAAAGGAAGATAAATCTTGAACaacataaaatattcataaacatattattcataaaaaaaaatcaattatttgtcAACATAGAATATTTGTTCTCAGATGTTTTGACCTTCTTGTTccatatacaaaatttagatatTCGCTGAATTCAGATATGAATCAAGTGTCATCATTTGACGTTATCCACATGTAACTTGTGCGTTTCAAGTCTGTAAtacttcatttttattatttattctttaaGTGGACATCATTCTGGAAAGGTttgtaattttataatattttttcattagggagttttatttctatatttatagaTAAACATCTAAAATTCAAGGAAACTGTAAAGGATGTAGGTCCAATCTTCTAAACAAATCGTGTACACCATCCTATTtcaattgaatatttatatatcGTAGGCGTAATGCCATGATTGTATCATCTGAAACAAGAAGCTACTTGAACTTTCTTAAAATTGTGTCAGCTTCTCttgaaatgaaatagaaacatttttatatgttaACACATTTCAATTTCACTGTCTCAAATATTCCATGTTACAAGTTTACACTATTTTACATACTAGCTGTATTGTTTTTAGTTAAATGCAATTGAATTTTCATATATCCACTTGTACAATATGTCTTTTATGATGTATTCAAATTGACCTGTTTTATTCAGAAGGACAAAATGAACTAAATATAACTCATGACTTCCTGTTTCCTTATATCCATATCATAAAACAGTAAGCTTTCTATTGATATTGTGATAAGAGTATAAACATACTAGACATGCCATAACAATAGAACAATCACTGGATTTACTGTACTATTCGAATAAAGTTCCGTTTACACTTTTCTGctctgtttgaaaaaaaaacaagcatatTTTGTTCGTCGTTTACAAAACATTTGCAAGAAACCTTGGAATTCAAATaagtatacatttatatatgtaacTAGCTAATGAAGCACATAGTGCAAAATGGATTTGTCCGATGTTCAAGGAAAACTTTATCCACAGAAAGTCATATTGGATTCTAGCATAGAAACAGTAACAGGGGAAGAAGTTCGTGCTGGAACAGAAATCTGTGTTTTACTATGTGAAAAACTAGTAGTTTGTATTGGTGATGGAGATTATTTAAATGTTAATGTTGGGTGCAGTACGAGAATTACCGACAGATTCGATAGAATCTATTTGAACCCTGGAAATAATGAATTATTTGCTGATAATCATTGCAATGGAGAAACATTTAAATCGTTTAACGAGTTGTGCTGTGAACGTCCTCGCTACTTTTCCTGCAATAAAGATCTTTTTGCAATTGATGAAAATGAATGTATAGTCAGAGTAACTAGTGGCGAGAAACTCGAATTCAAGACGATACAGGCTAACACCAGTGtcagaaaaaaaccaaaaaccCCAAAGATTGTGCTGTGTAACCGCGATAACTGTGAAATTCAGATACCGTCTGCAAATAAATGTTCATTCCAGGGCCTTGAAGACCCCAATCATTACACACCACGCGAGTTGTTAGAAAACTTTCCTCTTCCAAGGCAAGTCGAAATAATTGACGAAAGTCTTTACAGGTTAGGATCAGCGTATATATGTTCTAAGGAACTTGATTTCCAGTCAGTTAcaacaaactattttttattgtttacattcGAACCCAAAACTGGCCCTCTGTTTTCAGGATTTGAACTACGACACCAAGTTAAGTGTTGTGAATTAGTCGATCCGACTGCGGTGAAACTCAGTAGACGTATAGACAACAGACAGGTTGGCGAGACGTTTtctacaatatttttgtttgaagaaAATCAAGATGACCATACTGTATTTTCTGTGATTGGTAGACATTGCTCAACTCCAGTAACAAGATTAAAAGGTGTTTTATAACTTTTACTTTTCTGTCCTTTGTAATGAATTCCGTTATACAGAATAtagtttaaaataattatttttttgt
Encoded here:
- the LOC143055114 gene encoding uncharacterized protein LOC143055114, whose protein sequence is MDLSDVQGKLYPQKVILDSSIETVTGEEVRAGTEICVLLCEKLVVCIGDGDYLNVNVGCSTRITDRFDRIYLNPGNNELFADNHCNGETFKSFNELCCERPRYFSCNKDLFAIDENECIVRVTSGEKLEFKTIQANTSVRKKPKTPKIVLCNRDNCEIQIPSANKCSFQGLEDPNHYTPRELLENFPLPRQVEIIDESLYRLGSAYICSKELDFQSVTTNYFLLFTFEPKTGPLFSGFELRHQVKCCELVDPTAVKLSRRIDNRQVGETFSTIFLFEENQDDHTVFSVIGRHCSTPVTRLKDMNIPEGKTGAHEMSDSDFGFADADLESCASTLTTEIGKTCNTPHFSERNNTLPKQTERKYLRRLSTQEEFINSIDDSDTTSDRSSGEYVNGQLDREETPPLPERTYIDPPIAQDDVQTNSDNYVAGTEPVIADEGENTKSEISNKEPEKRSEVPRISRPESDLKSITMVELGNLLKNVKLGKFADICLEEQVDGEIFMEMTDEILREEPFSLNRFEILKVTKLKGGWNPK